One Streptomyces sp. NBC_01237 genomic region harbors:
- a CDS encoding ADP-ribosylglycohydrolase family protein: MTASRPAVHHTGTAPRPGRDHPAADVRTAPDLDRNLAARDSGRPAAGPPAPAVRRDRIEGLLLGLAAGDAAGWPAARHRAARMPEWTRRLTRELDTFAELNATTTLPVPIALNQPPEPLRLGPSDDAEWAAFAARTVLAGAADRADRLSPGRRMRDAVDRSWNALAAKVAAAGARAPEVEAAVLPLRARISVRAGLGNLAAGLRPPATGHDNPHYFDDAACVRAAVLAVVHPGDPAAAAELAEFDARYTQDGDGVHGARAIAAAVAEALAGADVETVVNAALAQLPEGTEIARNAEHAVRLARAFAADPHGAFALIPVLEHQIVDHVYSYGIAAAETVPVALALTTAARGEIAQAVPAAACLSRVADSAPALAGALTGAFGGIGTVPAGWRDACRTLAGCALPRLAGTDLIELAGLLADTEPAPTGGQFRHDAHNDRSPDLTAHARTR; encoded by the coding sequence ATGACCGCCTCACGCCCGGCCGTCCACCACACCGGCACAGCCCCGCGCCCCGGCCGGGACCACCCCGCCGCGGACGTACGGACCGCCCCGGACCTTGACCGGAACCTGGCGGCCCGCGACTCCGGCCGGCCGGCCGCCGGCCCGCCCGCCCCCGCCGTCCGCCGGGACCGGATCGAGGGGCTGCTGCTCGGGCTGGCGGCCGGGGACGCCGCGGGGTGGCCCGCCGCCCGGCACCGGGCGGCCCGGATGCCCGAGTGGACGCGGCGGCTCACCCGGGAGCTGGACACCTTCGCCGAACTGAACGCCACCACGACGCTCCCGGTCCCGATCGCCCTCAACCAGCCGCCCGAGCCACTCCGGCTCGGTCCGTCCGACGATGCCGAGTGGGCCGCGTTCGCCGCCCGTACGGTGCTGGCCGGCGCGGCCGACCGGGCCGACCGCCTCTCCCCAGGCCGCCGGATGCGCGACGCGGTGGACCGGTCCTGGAACGCGCTGGCCGCGAAGGTCGCCGCGGCCGGCGCCCGAGCGCCCGAGGTCGAGGCCGCCGTGCTCCCCCTGCGGGCCCGGATCTCGGTACGGGCCGGGCTCGGCAATCTCGCCGCCGGTCTCCGCCCGCCCGCCACCGGTCACGACAATCCGCACTACTTCGACGACGCCGCCTGCGTACGGGCCGCCGTGCTCGCCGTCGTCCACCCCGGTGACCCGGCCGCCGCCGCCGAACTCGCCGAATTCGATGCCCGGTACACACAGGACGGCGACGGGGTGCACGGCGCCCGCGCCATCGCCGCCGCCGTCGCCGAGGCGCTGGCCGGAGCGGATGTCGAGACGGTGGTGAACGCCGCACTCGCCCAGCTCCCCGAGGGCACCGAGATCGCCCGCAACGCCGAGCACGCCGTGCGGCTCGCCCGCGCCTTCGCGGCCGACCCGCACGGGGCCTTCGCCCTGATCCCGGTGCTGGAGCACCAGATCGTCGACCACGTCTACAGCTATGGAATCGCGGCGGCCGAGACCGTGCCGGTCGCCCTCGCGCTGACCACGGCGGCCCGCGGCGAGATCGCCCAGGCCGTCCCGGCGGCGGCCTGTCTGTCGCGGGTCGCGGACTCCGCGCCCGCCCTCGCCGGGGCGCTGACCGGGGCGTTCGGCGGCATCGGCACCGTACCGGCGGGCTGGCGCGATGCCTGCCGCACCCTGGCCGGGTGTGCGCTGCCCCGCCTCGCGGGCACGGATCTCATCGAACTCGCCGGGCTGCTGGCAGACACGGAACCGGCCCCCACGGGTGGACAATTCCGGCATGACGCCCACAACGACCGCTCTCCGGACCTCACCGCCCACGCTCGCACTCGATGA
- a CDS encoding ADP-ribosylglycohydrolase family protein: MTPTTTALRTSPPTLALDDRVTGALVGAAVGDALGGPVEGWTPEQITERHGGRVRGIVGPWHGEQWRTARPIAPYHKGDGHVTDDTLMTHALVRVYGTVRDHLDAYDIADHLVPDLISRPRWIPELEAEALPVQRIFLAEKWIVARLHYGHVDPREAGSGNIVNCGAAMYMAPVGLVNAAHPEAAYTEALEVAGAHQSSYGREAAAVFAAAVAAACSPGATPASVVGTALALAKDGTRSAIEAVCEAAVEHSDFESALAPLRAAVAPFDTVGPDYRAPSLGARRPSRLHSIEELPIALGMLLVGDGDYRRTVLGSVNYGRDCDSIATMSGAVAGALHGASAIPADWAATVAGASRLDLHTPGLELAAVAREIFVRDTARRRAHESAFAALAGER; this comes from the coding sequence ATGACGCCCACAACGACCGCTCTCCGGACCTCACCGCCCACGCTCGCACTCGATGACCGTGTCACCGGCGCGCTCGTCGGCGCCGCCGTGGGCGACGCGCTCGGCGGCCCCGTCGAAGGCTGGACCCCCGAACAGATCACCGAGCGGCACGGCGGCCGGGTGCGCGGCATCGTCGGCCCCTGGCACGGCGAACAGTGGCGCACCGCCCGCCCCATCGCCCCGTACCACAAGGGCGACGGGCACGTCACCGACGACACCCTGATGACACATGCGCTGGTACGGGTCTACGGCACGGTCCGCGACCACCTCGACGCGTACGACATCGCCGACCATCTCGTACCGGACCTGATCTCCCGCCCTCGCTGGATCCCGGAGCTGGAGGCCGAGGCGCTGCCCGTCCAGCGGATCTTCCTGGCCGAGAAGTGGATCGTCGCGCGGCTGCACTACGGCCATGTCGACCCGCGCGAGGCGGGCAGCGGAAACATCGTCAACTGCGGTGCGGCGATGTACATGGCGCCGGTCGGCCTGGTCAACGCCGCCCATCCCGAGGCCGCGTACACCGAGGCGCTGGAGGTGGCGGGGGCCCATCAGTCCTCGTACGGGCGGGAGGCCGCCGCGGTCTTCGCCGCCGCCGTCGCCGCCGCCTGCTCGCCGGGCGCCACCCCCGCGTCCGTCGTCGGGACCGCTCTGGCACTGGCCAAGGACGGGACCCGGTCCGCGATCGAGGCGGTCTGCGAAGCGGCCGTGGAGCACAGCGACTTCGAGTCGGCGCTGGCTCCGCTGCGCGCCGCCGTCGCCCCCTTCGACACGGTCGGCCCGGACTACCGCGCCCCCTCGCTCGGCGCCCGCCGCCCCTCCCGGCTGCACTCCATCGAAGAACTGCCGATCGCGCTCGGCATGCTGCTCGTCGGCGACGGCGACTACCGCCGCACCGTCCTCGGCTCCGTCAACTACGGCCGCGACTGCGACTCGATCGCCACCATGAGCGGTGCCGTCGCGGGCGCGCTGCACGGCGCGTCGGCGATCCCCGCCGACTGGGCGGCGACGGTCGCCGGGGCCAGCCGCCTCGATCTGCACACCCCGGGGCTGGAGCTGGCGGCGGTGGCCCGCGAGATCTTCGTACGGGACACGGCCCGCCGCCGGGCGCACGAGTCGGCCTTCGCCGCGCTGGCCGGTGAGCGGTGA
- a CDS encoding ADP-ribosylglycohydrolase family protein produces MNVRLTWVQPEDLVGHELRQAAQDGRDTRDIERRWYGAGGTPAPDRAGASEPPAPPRLRALAERLLDELALRESPLAGDEPTDLEAIRAACPRWPALRTDRCSVDRDRLHAAWLGRAAGCLLGKPVEKLELTGIRELARAAGNWPLTTWFTARGVPVALLERHPWNRRSAPTSLAENIDGMPEDDDLNHPLLTVLLLRSHGRAFTTADLARHWLAELPAGRVFTAERIAYRNLLDGIEPPDTARHRNPFREWIGAQIRADAHGWTHPGDPAAAAAQAHRDAILTHTANGVYGAMFTAAALAEAAGGESDVHGCLAAGLRVVPPRSRFTHAVRLGIATARAEWDFDTVVDRLHAAYAGVYHWVHVLPNAALLAAALTHADGDFTRSIGCAVSGGWDTDSNGATAGSLAGLLAGRPAALPDHWTAPLKNRLATSVAGFDATGFDTLAELTYQEAMRP; encoded by the coding sequence GTGAACGTCCGGCTGACCTGGGTGCAGCCCGAGGATCTGGTCGGACACGAGCTGCGGCAGGCGGCGCAGGACGGCCGGGACACGCGGGACATCGAGCGGCGCTGGTACGGGGCCGGGGGCACCCCCGCCCCGGACCGCGCCGGGGCGTCCGAACCGCCCGCACCACCCCGGCTGCGCGCGCTGGCCGAGCGGCTCCTGGATGAACTCGCCCTGCGGGAATCCCCGTTGGCGGGCGACGAGCCGACGGACCTGGAGGCGATCCGGGCGGCCTGCCCGCGCTGGCCGGCGCTTCGCACCGACCGGTGCTCCGTCGACCGGGACCGGCTGCACGCCGCCTGGCTCGGCCGGGCCGCGGGCTGCCTGCTCGGCAAGCCCGTCGAGAAGCTGGAGCTGACCGGTATCCGCGAACTGGCCCGCGCGGCCGGCAACTGGCCGCTCACCACCTGGTTCACCGCCAGGGGCGTGCCCGTGGCGCTGCTGGAGCGCCACCCCTGGAACCGGCGCTCCGCACCCACCTCGCTGGCCGAGAACATCGACGGCATGCCCGAGGACGACGACCTCAACCACCCTTTGCTCACGGTGCTGTTGCTCCGCAGTCACGGACGCGCCTTCACCACGGCCGACCTCGCCCGGCACTGGCTCGCCGAACTCCCGGCGGGCCGCGTCTTCACCGCCGAGCGCATCGCGTACCGCAATCTGCTGGACGGCATCGAGCCGCCGGACACGGCCCGCCACCGCAACCCGTTCCGTGAGTGGATCGGCGCACAGATCCGGGCCGACGCGCACGGCTGGACGCATCCGGGCGACCCGGCCGCCGCTGCCGCCCAGGCCCATCGGGACGCGATCCTCACGCACACCGCCAACGGGGTGTACGGGGCGATGTTCACCGCCGCCGCACTCGCCGAGGCGGCCGGTGGGGAGAGCGATGTCCATGGGTGCCTGGCGGCCGGGCTCCGTGTGGTGCCGCCGCGTTCCCGGTTCACGCACGCGGTCCGCCTCGGTATCGCGACGGCCCGCGCGGAATGGGACTTCGACACGGTGGTGGACCGGCTGCACGCGGCGTACGCGGGCGTGTACCACTGGGTCCATGTGCTGCCCAACGCGGCGTTGCTGGCCGCCGCCCTCACCCACGCCGACGGTGACTTCACCCGGTCCATCGGCTGCGCGGTGTCCGGCGGCTGGGACACCGACTCCAACGGGGCCACCGCCGGATCGCTCGCCGGTCTGCTGGCCGGCCGGCCCGCCGCGCTGCCCGACCACTGGACCGCCCCGCTGAAGAACCGTCTCGCCACATCCGTCGCCGGTTTCGACGCGACCGGCTTCGACACCCTCGCCGAACTGACCTACCAGGAGGCAATGCGCCCATGA
- the rbsK gene encoding ribokinase, with the protein MTGIAVLGSTNMDLVAYVARAPERGETVTGREFRTIPGGKGANQAVAAARAGGDVVMIGAVGADVYGDLLRANLSGSGVDTEFLHTVDGPSGTAHIVVDDAGSNAIVVIPGANGTVTALGPGEITAIASADLLLLQLELPLPAVLEGARAAHVHGVRTILTPSPVQPLPEELLDCVDLLIPNEHEAAALSGSADPYAAAELLLRQVPEVVITLGAKGSLYAARGGGPVLFPAPEVTAVDTTGAGDTFVGTLAVALGEGRPVPEALVWASSAAALCVQRPGASTSMPYRSEIDAS; encoded by the coding sequence ATGACCGGTATCGCGGTGCTCGGCAGCACCAATATGGATCTCGTCGCCTACGTCGCCAGGGCACCCGAGCGGGGCGAGACCGTCACCGGACGGGAGTTCCGGACGATCCCCGGCGGCAAGGGCGCGAACCAGGCCGTCGCAGCCGCCCGCGCGGGCGGGGACGTGGTGATGATCGGAGCGGTCGGCGCCGATGTGTACGGCGACCTGCTCCGCGCCAACCTGTCCGGCTCCGGGGTGGACACCGAGTTCCTGCACACCGTCGACGGCCCCAGCGGCACCGCGCACATCGTCGTGGACGACGCCGGGTCCAACGCGATCGTGGTGATCCCCGGCGCCAACGGGACCGTCACCGCGCTCGGCCCCGGAGAGATCACCGCGATCGCCTCCGCCGATCTGCTGCTCCTCCAGCTCGAACTCCCGCTGCCGGCCGTGCTGGAGGGAGCCCGCGCCGCCCATGTCCATGGCGTACGGACGATCCTCACCCCCTCGCCCGTACAGCCGCTGCCCGAGGAACTCCTCGACTGTGTCGACCTGTTGATCCCCAACGAGCACGAGGCGGCCGCGCTGAGCGGCAGCGCCGATCCGTACGCCGCCGCCGAGCTGCTGCTCCGCCAGGTCCCGGAGGTCGTCATCACGCTCGGTGCGAAGGGCAGCCTGTACGCGGCCCGGGGCGGCGGGCCGGTCCTCTTCCCCGCCCCCGAGGTCACCGCCGTCGACACGACCGGCGCCGGGGACACCTTCGTCGGCACGCTCGCGGTGGCGCTCGGCGAGGGCCGCCCGGTCCCCGAGGCGCTGGTATGGGCGTCCTCGGCCGCCGCCCTGTGCGTACAGCGGCCCGGGGCCTCCACGTCCATGCCGTACCGAAGCGAGATCGATGCCTCATGA
- a CDS encoding CaiB/BaiF CoA transferase family protein has product MKHPAQGPLTGLKVIDLATLFAGPLAATMLGDFGADVIKVEHPRRPDPSRGHGPAKDGVGLWWKLLGRNKRNLTLDLSSPGGRDVLLRLAAGTDVIIENFRPGTLERWGLGWEELRAVNPRLVLARVTGFGQFGPYAHRPGFGTLAEAMSGFAAITGEPDGPPTLPPFGLADSIAALATAYAVMAALAGRDATGGGQVVDMAIIEPILTVLGPQPLWYDQLGYVQPRTGNRSRNNAPRNTYRTRDGHWVAVSTSAQSVAERVMRLVGRPELIDEPWFTAGTTRAEHTEELDEAVGTWIARHTREEALTAFEKAEAAIAPIHDVREVMEDPQYRALDTITEVDDPELGPLRMQNVLFRLSETPGAIRWAGRPHGADSEEILTGLGLSAPEITALRAQGAL; this is encoded by the coding sequence ATGAAGCACCCTGCCCAGGGCCCCCTGACCGGGCTGAAGGTCATCGACCTCGCCACGCTCTTCGCCGGACCGCTCGCGGCCACGATGCTCGGTGACTTCGGCGCCGACGTCATCAAGGTCGAGCACCCACGCAGACCCGACCCCTCGCGCGGGCACGGCCCCGCCAAGGACGGCGTGGGCCTGTGGTGGAAGCTGCTCGGCCGCAACAAGCGCAATCTGACGCTCGATCTGTCCTCCCCCGGCGGCCGTGACGTCCTGCTGCGGCTGGCCGCCGGCACCGATGTGATCATCGAGAACTTCCGGCCGGGGACGCTGGAGCGCTGGGGTCTCGGCTGGGAGGAGCTGCGGGCCGTGAACCCGCGTCTCGTACTGGCCCGGGTCACCGGCTTCGGCCAGTTCGGCCCCTACGCGCACCGCCCCGGCTTCGGCACCCTCGCCGAGGCGATGAGCGGTTTCGCCGCGATCACCGGGGAGCCGGACGGGCCGCCGACGCTGCCGCCGTTCGGACTCGCCGACTCGATCGCGGCGCTCGCCACCGCGTACGCGGTGATGGCCGCGCTGGCCGGGCGCGACGCCACCGGCGGGGGCCAGGTGGTCGACATGGCGATCATCGAGCCGATCCTGACGGTGCTGGGCCCGCAGCCCCTCTGGTACGACCAGCTCGGCTACGTCCAGCCGCGCACCGGCAACCGCTCGCGCAACAACGCCCCGCGCAACACCTACCGTACCCGCGACGGCCACTGGGTCGCCGTCTCCACCTCCGCGCAGTCGGTGGCCGAGCGCGTCATGCGGCTGGTCGGCCGGCCGGAACTGATCGACGAGCCATGGTTCACGGCGGGCACCACCCGCGCCGAGCACACCGAGGAGCTGGACGAAGCGGTCGGCACCTGGATCGCCCGGCACACCCGCGAGGAGGCACTGACCGCGTTCGAGAAGGCGGAGGCGGCCATCGCGCCGATCCATGACGTACGGGAGGTGATGGAGGATCCGCAGTACCGGGCACTGGACACCATCACCGAGGTCGACGACCCGGAGCTGGGACCGCTGCGGATGCAGAACGTCCTGTTCCGGCTGTCCGAGACGCCGGGGGCGATCCGCTGGGCGGGCCGCCCGCACGGGGCGGACAGCGAGGAGATCCTCACCGGCCTCGGCCTGTCGGCTCCCGAGATCACGGCACTGCGGGCGCAGGGAGCCCTATGA
- a CDS encoding HpcH/HpaI aldolase/citrate lyase family protein, translating to MTPLFVPLTWLYVPGDRPEVVRKALGSGADVVIVDLEDAVAPDRKEYARAATAELLADPVTTAPGAVPVHVRVHGEDDVRALAGLPGLSGFRLPKITHAVSVHHVAAVAPGVPLYPLLESALAIEHAYSIATAHPDVRGIALGEADLRADLGVREDAGLDWPRSRTVVAARAAGLPPPAQSVFPDVRDLDGLWTSCGRGRALGMLGRAAIHPRQLAVIERAFRPTAQEIEAAEQIVAASSVDAGALALPDGRFVDAAVVASARRTLALGQQNAGPAGVTSLSGD from the coding sequence ATGACCCCCCTTTTCGTGCCCCTGACCTGGCTGTACGTTCCCGGGGACCGGCCTGAGGTGGTGCGCAAGGCGCTCGGCTCGGGCGCGGACGTGGTGATCGTCGATCTGGAGGACGCGGTCGCGCCGGACCGCAAGGAGTACGCGCGGGCGGCCACCGCCGAGCTCCTGGCCGACCCGGTCACCACGGCGCCGGGCGCGGTACCGGTCCATGTCCGGGTGCACGGCGAGGACGACGTACGGGCCCTGGCCGGGCTGCCGGGGCTCTCCGGGTTCCGGCTGCCCAAGATCACCCATGCGGTGTCCGTGCACCATGTGGCGGCGGTGGCCCCCGGAGTACCGCTGTACCCCCTGCTCGAATCGGCGCTCGCGATCGAGCACGCCTACTCGATCGCGACGGCCCATCCGGATGTGCGGGGCATCGCACTCGGCGAGGCGGACCTCCGGGCCGATCTGGGGGTACGGGAGGACGCCGGGCTGGACTGGCCGCGCAGCCGGACCGTGGTCGCCGCGAGGGCGGCCGGTCTGCCGCCGCCCGCCCAGTCGGTGTTCCCGGACGTCCGGGACCTGGACGGGCTGTGGACGTCCTGCGGGCGGGGGCGGGCGCTGGGAATGCTCGGCCGGGCGGCGATCCACCCCCGGCAACTGGCGGTGATCGAGCGGGCCTTCAGGCCCACGGCCCAGGAGATCGAGGCGGCCGAGCAGATCGTGGCCGCCTCGTCGGTGGACGCGGGTGCGCTGGCGCTGCCGGACGGGCGGTTCGTGGACGCCGCGGTGGTGGCGTCGGCGCGCAGAACGCTGGCGCTCGGACAGCAGAACGCCGGACCGGCTGGAGTTACCAGCCTGTCCGGCGACTGA
- the lgt gene encoding prolipoprotein diacylglyceryl transferase — protein MNLAFIPSPSTGVIDLGPIPLRGYAFCIIIGVFVAVWLGNKRWIARGGRAGTVADIAVWAVPFGLVGGRLYHVITDYQLYFSDGENWVDAFKIWEGGLGIWGAIALGAVGAWIGCRRRGIPLPAWADALAPGIAFAQAIGRWGNWFNQELYGKPTDLPWALKISEGPNRVAGTYHPTFLYESLWCIGVALLVIWADRRFKLGHGRAFALYVAAYCTGRAWIEYMRVDEAHHVLGLRLNVWTAIIVFVLAVTYIVISAKVRPGREAVVEPAAVDPESKDAGPETKDGDAESTDDSGAEATGVTDDADKDDADKDSADKDEAGKDSDAGKDSAEKNRLEKNGAPEAAEKI, from the coding sequence ATGAACCTTGCCTTCATTCCCAGCCCGTCGACCGGCGTGATCGATCTCGGCCCGATCCCGCTCCGCGGCTACGCGTTCTGCATCATCATCGGTGTCTTTGTCGCCGTCTGGCTCGGCAACAAGCGTTGGATCGCCCGGGGCGGCAGAGCCGGCACCGTCGCCGACATCGCCGTGTGGGCCGTGCCCTTCGGTCTCGTCGGCGGCCGGCTCTACCACGTCATCACCGACTATCAGCTGTACTTCAGCGACGGTGAGAACTGGGTGGACGCCTTCAAGATCTGGGAAGGCGGCCTCGGTATCTGGGGCGCGATCGCGCTCGGCGCGGTCGGTGCCTGGATCGGCTGCCGCCGGCGCGGTATCCCGCTGCCCGCCTGGGCCGACGCGCTGGCCCCCGGTATCGCCTTCGCCCAGGCCATCGGCCGCTGGGGCAACTGGTTCAACCAGGAGCTGTACGGCAAGCCGACCGACCTCCCGTGGGCGCTGAAGATCAGCGAGGGCCCGAACCGGGTCGCCGGCACCTACCACCCGACCTTCCTGTACGAGTCGCTGTGGTGCATCGGTGTCGCGCTGCTGGTGATCTGGGCCGACCGCCGCTTCAAGCTCGGCCACGGCCGGGCGTTCGCGCTGTACGTCGCGGCGTACTGCACGGGCCGCGCCTGGATCGAGTACATGCGGGTCGACGAGGCCCACCACGTGCTCGGCCTGCGCCTCAACGTCTGGACCGCGATCATCGTGTTCGTCCTCGCCGTCACGTACATCGTGATCTCGGCGAAGGTACGCCCCGGACGCGAGGCGGTCGTGGAGCCCGCCGCGGTCGACCCGGAGTCGAAGGACGCCGGGCCCGAGACGAAGGACGGCGACGCCGAGTCCACGGACGACTCAGGCGCTGAGGCCACCGGCGTGACCGACGACGCGGACAAGGACGACGCGGACAAGGACAGCGCGGACAAGGACGAGGCCGGGAAGGACAGCGACGCCGGGAAGGACAGCGCGGAGAAGAACCGGCTGGAGAAGAACGGCGCCCCCGAGGCGGCCGAGAAGATCTGA
- a CDS encoding DsbA family protein, producing MSENREGNRAARERLAQQRERDKARERRRRTLIVSAAVVGVLALAAVAGLIAANAGDDDSGGNGAGPAVAPSGATGKDALTIPVGAADAPSTLTIWEDFRCPVCAQFENAFRDTIAELADSGRIKVEYHLATIIDGNLGGDGSLRAANAAACAQDVGKFPAYHDILYSNQPAESDDAFGRNSKLIELAGKVEGLDTPGFRSCVESGKHDSWVTKSDTAFRNGGFQGTPTALLNGVSIFPKKGDEQISAANLKKWVAEANKGKKPGTATPAPSGS from the coding sequence GTGAGCGAGAACCGTGAGGGAAACAGAGCCGCGCGTGAGCGCCTTGCCCAGCAGCGCGAGCGGGACAAGGCGCGCGAGCGCCGCCGGCGCACACTGATCGTCTCGGCCGCAGTGGTCGGCGTGCTGGCCCTGGCGGCCGTGGCCGGACTGATCGCCGCCAACGCGGGCGACGACGACAGCGGTGGCAACGGGGCGGGCCCCGCCGTCGCCCCCTCGGGCGCCACCGGCAAGGACGCGCTCACCATCCCGGTCGGAGCGGCCGACGCCCCGTCCACGCTCACGATCTGGGAGGACTTCCGCTGCCCGGTCTGCGCCCAGTTCGAGAACGCCTTCCGGGACACGATCGCGGAGCTGGCGGACAGCGGCCGGATCAAGGTGGAGTACCACCTCGCCACGATCATCGACGGCAATCTCGGCGGTGACGGCTCGCTGCGCGCCGCCAACGCGGCCGCCTGCGCCCAGGACGTCGGCAAGTTCCCCGCGTACCACGACATCCTCTACAGCAATCAGCCCGCCGAGTCCGACGACGCCTTCGGCCGGAACAGCAAGCTGATCGAGCTGGCGGGCAAGGTCGAGGGTCTCGACACGCCCGGATTCCGCAGCTGTGTGGAGAGCGGCAAGCACGACAGCTGGGTCACCAAGTCCGACACGGCGTTCCGTAACGGCGGGTTCCAGGGCACACCGACCGCACTGCTCAACGGGGTGTCCATCTTCCCGAAGAAGGGCGACGAGCAGATCTCCGCCGCGAACCTCAAGAAGTGGGTCGCCGAGGCCAACAAGGGCAAGAAGCCGGGCACGGCCACTCCGGCCCCCTCGGGGTCCTGA
- the trpA gene encoding tryptophan synthase subunit alpha: MSTHSGNTELLSSTLAKAKGEDRAALIAYLPAGFPTVDGGIEAVKAVVAGGADIVEVGLPHSDPVLDGPVIQTADDIALRGGVRIADVMRTVREAYEATGAPILIMTYWNPIDRYGIERFTAELAAAGGAGCILPDLPVQESAVWREHADKHGLATVFVVAPSSQDARLATITAAGSGFVYAASLMGVTGTRESVGDEAQNLVRRTRATTDLPVCVGLGVSNAEQAAEVAGFADGVIVGSAFVKGMLDAPDEAAGLAAVRALAGELAEGVRKR; the protein is encoded by the coding sequence GTGAGCACGCACAGCGGAAACACGGAACTGCTGAGCTCGACGCTGGCGAAGGCCAAGGGGGAGGACCGGGCGGCGCTGATCGCGTATCTCCCGGCCGGCTTCCCGACCGTCGACGGCGGCATCGAGGCCGTGAAGGCGGTCGTCGCGGGCGGCGCGGACATCGTCGAGGTCGGGCTGCCGCACAGCGACCCGGTGCTCGACGGACCGGTCATCCAGACCGCCGACGACATCGCCCTGCGCGGCGGCGTCCGGATCGCCGACGTGATGCGTACGGTCCGCGAGGCGTACGAGGCGACCGGCGCCCCGATCCTGATCATGACGTACTGGAACCCCATCGACCGGTACGGCATCGAGCGCTTCACCGCCGAGCTGGCCGCGGCGGGCGGGGCCGGGTGCATCCTGCCCGACCTGCCGGTCCAGGAGTCCGCCGTCTGGCGTGAGCACGCCGACAAGCACGGCCTCGCGACCGTGTTCGTCGTCGCGCCCAGCAGCCAGGACGCCCGGCTGGCCACCATTACCGCGGCGGGCTCCGGCTTCGTGTACGCCGCCTCGCTCATGGGCGTCACCGGCACCCGCGAGTCGGTCGGCGACGAGGCCCAGAACCTGGTGCGCCGCACCCGTGCCACCACCGACCTCCCCGTCTGCGTCGGCCTCGGTGTCTCCAACGCCGAGCAGGCCGCCGAGGTCGCGGGCTTCGCCGACGGAGTGATCGTCGGCTCGGCCTTCGTCAAGGGCATGCTGGACGCCCCCGACGAGGCGGCCGGTCTGGCCGCCGTCCGCGCCCTGGCGGGCGAACTGGCCGAAGGTGTTCGAAAGCGCTGA
- the trpB gene encoding tryptophan synthase subunit beta, protein MSSDFFIPDPEGLTPSAEGYFGDYGGKFIPEALVAAVDEVAVEYDKAKADPAFAAELNELMVNYTGRPSALTEVPRFAEHAGGARVFLKREDLNHTGSHKINNVLGQALLTKRMGKTRVIAETGAGQHGVATATACALFGLECTIYMGEIDTERQALNVARMRMLGAEVIAVKSGSRTLKDAINEAFRDWVANVDRTHYLFGTVAGPHPFPAMVRDFHRVIGVEARRQILERAGRLPDAAVACVGGGSNAIGLFHAFIPDADVRLIGCEPAGHGVETGEHAATLTAGEPGILHGSRSYVLQDDEGQITEPYSISAGLDYPGIGPEHSYLKDIGRGEYRAVTDDAAMQALLLLSRTEGIIPAIESAHALAGALEVGQELGKDGLILINLSGRGDKDMDTAARYFGLYDGGAK, encoded by the coding sequence ATGTCCTCTGACTTCTTCATTCCGGACCCCGAGGGTCTGACCCCCAGCGCCGAGGGCTATTTCGGTGACTACGGCGGCAAGTTCATCCCGGAGGCGCTCGTCGCCGCCGTGGACGAGGTCGCCGTCGAGTACGACAAGGCGAAGGCCGACCCGGCCTTCGCCGCCGAGCTCAACGAGCTCATGGTCAACTACACGGGCCGCCCCAGCGCGCTGACCGAGGTCCCGCGCTTCGCCGAGCACGCGGGCGGGGCCCGGGTCTTCCTCAAGCGCGAGGACCTGAACCACACCGGCTCGCACAAGATCAACAACGTGCTGGGCCAGGCGCTGCTCACCAAGCGGATGGGCAAGACCCGCGTCATCGCCGAGACCGGCGCGGGCCAGCACGGTGTCGCCACCGCGACCGCCTGCGCCCTGTTCGGCCTCGAATGCACCATCTACATGGGCGAGATCGACACCGAGCGGCAGGCGTTGAACGTGGCGCGGATGCGGATGCTCGGCGCCGAGGTCATCGCCGTGAAGTCCGGCTCGCGCACCCTCAAGGACGCCATCAACGAGGCGTTCCGCGACTGGGTCGCCAATGTGGACCGCACGCACTACCTCTTCGGCACGGTCGCGGGCCCGCACCCGTTCCCGGCGATGGTCCGCGACTTCCACCGGGTGATCGGTGTCGAGGCCCGCCGCCAGATCCTGGAGCGGGCCGGCCGGCTGCCGGACGCCGCGGTCGCCTGTGTCGGCGGCGGCTCCAACGCCATCGGGCTCTTCCACGCCTTCATCCCGGACGCGGACGTCCGCCTGATCGGCTGCGAACCCGCCGGACACGGCGTGGAGACCGGCGAGCACGCGGCCACCCTGACCGCGGGCGAGCCCGGCATCCTGCACGGTTCCCGCTCCTACGTCCTCCAGGACGACGAGGGCCAGATCACCGAGCCGTACTCCATCTCGGCGGGGCTGGACTACCCGGGCATCGGCCCGGAGCACTCCTACCTCAAGGACATCGGCCGCGGCGAGTACCGCGCGGTCACCGACGACGCCGCCATGCAGGCCCTGCTGCTCCTGTCCCGTACCGAGGGCATCATCCCGGCCATCGAGAGCGCGCACGCGCTGGCCGGCGCCCTGGAGGTCGGACAGGAACTGGGCAAGGACGGGCTGATCCTGATCAACCTCTCCGGCCGCGGCGACAAGGACATGGACACGGCGGCCCGCTACTTCGGCCTGTACGACGGGGGTGCCAAGTGA